One segment of Podarcis muralis chromosome 17, rPodMur119.hap1.1, whole genome shotgun sequence DNA contains the following:
- the ANP32B gene encoding acidic leucine-rich nuclear phosphoprotein 32 family member B isoform X2 produces MDMKKRIHLELRNRTPPDVQELVLDNCRSNEGKIEGLSGEFINLEFLSLINVGLTSVLNLPKLPKLKKLELSDNRISGGLDVLAEKLPNLTHLNLSGNKLKDISTLEPLKKLDSLKSLDLFNCEVTNLNDYRESVFKLLPQLTYLDGYDQEDKEASDSDCEVDGVDEEDEEGEEEGEEEDEEEEEDGEEEEFDEEDEDEEGEEGEDEEDEISGEEEEFGRDGEEEEEDEEEEEEEDEEESGKGEKRKREADDEGDEEDD; encoded by the exons atggaCATGAAGAAGCGGATCCACTTGGAGCTGCGGAACAGGACTCCGCCGGAT GTCCAAGAGCTTGTTCTTGACAACTGCAGATCAAATGAAGGCAAAATTGAGGGGCTGTCAGGAGAGTTTATCAACTTGGAGTTTCTTAGTTTAATAAACGTTGGACTGACATCTGTCTTGAATCTCCCTAAACTCCCAAAGTTGAAAAAG CTTGAACTCAGTGACAACCGAATTTCTGGAGGTCTTGATGTATTAGCAGAAAAACTTCCAAACCTCACACATCTAAACCTCAGTGGAAACAAGCTGAAGGATATCAGTACCTTGGAGCCATTG AAAAAATTGGACTCTCTGAAGAGCCTTGACCTGTTCAACTGCGAGGTAACAAACTTAAATGACTACCGAGAGAGTGTCTTCAAGCTCCTTCCTCAGCTCACCTACCTGGATGGATATGATCAGGAAGATAAAGAAGCCTCTGACTCAGATTGTGAAGTAGATGGCGTTGATGAGGAAGACGAGGAAGGTGAAGAAG AAGGtgaggaagaagatgaagaagaggaggaagatggtgaggaggaggagtttgatgaggaagatgaggatgaagaaggagaagaaggagaagacgaAGAAGACGAAATCAGCGGAGAG gaggaagagtttggacgtgatggggaagaggaggaggaggatgaggaagaagaggaggaggaag ATGAAGAAGAAAGTGGGAAAggtgaaaagagaaaaagagaagcagaTGACGAAGGGGATGAAGAAGATGACTAA
- the ANP32B gene encoding acidic leucine-rich nuclear phosphoprotein 32 family member B isoform X1, protein MDMKKRIHLELRNRTPPDVQELVLDNCRSNEGKIEGLSGEFINLEFLSLINVGLTSVLNLPKLPKLKKLELSDNRISGGLDVLAEKLPNLTHLNLSGNKLKDISTLEPLKKLDSLKSLDLFNCEVTNLNDYRESVFKLLPQLTYLDGYDQEDKEASDSDCEVDGVDEEDEEGEEGEEEDEEEEEDGEEEEFDEEDEDEEGEEGEDEEDEISGEEEEFGRDGEEEEEDEEEEEEEDEEESGKGEKRKREADDEGDEEDD, encoded by the exons atggaCATGAAGAAGCGGATCCACTTGGAGCTGCGGAACAGGACTCCGCCGGAT GTCCAAGAGCTTGTTCTTGACAACTGCAGATCAAATGAAGGCAAAATTGAGGGGCTGTCAGGAGAGTTTATCAACTTGGAGTTTCTTAGTTTAATAAACGTTGGACTGACATCTGTCTTGAATCTCCCTAAACTCCCAAAGTTGAAAAAG CTTGAACTCAGTGACAACCGAATTTCTGGAGGTCTTGATGTATTAGCAGAAAAACTTCCAAACCTCACACATCTAAACCTCAGTGGAAACAAGCTGAAGGATATCAGTACCTTGGAGCCATTG AAAAAATTGGACTCTCTGAAGAGCCTTGACCTGTTCAACTGCGAGGTAACAAACTTAAATGACTACCGAGAGAGTGTCTTCAAGCTCCTTCCTCAGCTCACCTACCTGGATGGATATGATCAGGAAGATAAAGAAGCCTCTGACTCAGATTGTGAAGTAGATGGCGTTGATGAGGAAGACGAGGAAGGTGAAGAAG GtgaggaagaagatgaagaagaggaggaagatggtgaggaggaggagtttgatgaggaagatgaggatgaagaaggagaagaaggagaagacgaAGAAGACGAAATCAGCGGAGAG gaggaagagtttggacgtgatggggaagaggaggaggaggatgaggaagaagaggaggaggaag ATGAAGAAGAAAGTGGGAAAggtgaaaagagaaaaagagaagcagaTGACGAAGGGGATGAAGAAGATGACTAA